The DNA region CCGGCGCGGCGGAACGAGTCGGAGATGTGGGCGTGCCAGTGGTCCACCACCTGCTGCGGGGTCTGGCCGCTCTTGTCCGCGGCGATGGTGATCGGCACCCCATGCTCATCCGTCCCGCCGATGTACAGCACATCCAGGCCCTTGAGACGGCAATAGCGCACGAACACATCCGCCGGAAGGTAGGCCCCGGCCAGGTGGCCCAGGTGAATGGGGCCGTTGGCGTAGGGCAGGGCGCTGGTTACGAGAACTTTCTGTTTTTTATCCATTCCTGTTTCCGGTTACGGTTCGTGTTGAAACCGTTCCTAATTCATATTCCATTGCTCGTAGGGGCGGGTTTAAAACCCGCCCCTACAGGTCATTCATATTCTATCCTGCCAGGACAACCCCCGCCCGCTTGCAGCGGGCACCCCCTTTGTTAAGGGGGAATCAAACGGCCGGCTTTCCCGCCGGTTCCCCCGATGTCTGGGGCCCGGGCTTTCATTCCCCCTTAGAAAAGGGGATACAGGGGGTTGTATTTCAGGGCACGGCGCACCGTGCCCCTCCAGGATTGCCTAATCGTGCTGCCGGGATGCCTCAGCTCACCGCGGCCTTGAGGGCCGCCACCTTGTCCGTGCGCTCCCAGGTGAAACCCTCCCCGGTGCGGCCGAAATGGCCGTAGGCCGCGGTGGGCTCGTAGATCGGGCGCTGCAGGTTCAAGGTCTCGATGATCCCGGCCGGTTTCAGGTTGAACACCTGGCGGATCGCGGCCACGATCTTGTCAGCCGGGTACTTGGCGCCGGAGGTGGAGACATAGACCGAGACCGGCTCGGCCACGCCGATGGCGTAAGCGATCTCGACCTCGCAGACATCCGCCAGGCCGGCGGCCACCACGTTCTTGGCCACGTAGCGAGCCATGTAGGCCGCCGAGCGGTCCACCTTGGACGGGTCCTTGCCGCTGAAAGCGCCGCCGCCGTGACGGCCCATGCCGCCGTAGGTGTCGACGATGATCTTGCGGCCGGTCAGGCCGGCATCCGCTTTCGGGCCGCCCTCCGAGAAAATGCCGGTCGGGTTGATGAACACCTTGCGGCTCTCGATGTTGCCTTTCTCCACGGCCAGGTCGTTCTCGTCGATCAGGCCGATGTGGCCGAGCACGGGGATGATCACGTTGTCCAGGATGTCGGCGCGAAGGTCGGCCAGCTTGTAGTCCTTGCGGTGGTGGCTGCTGACCACCACGTTGCGGATCGCCCTGGGCACGCCGTTAACGTACTCCACCGAGACCTGGGTCTTGCCGTCCGGATACAGGCCGGGCAGCAGGCCGCTTTTGCGCACCTCGGTCAGGCGCTTGGCCAGCTTGTGGGCCAGGAAAATGGGGGTGGGCATCAGCTCGGTGTCCAGGCCGGCCTTGCGGCCCTCATCCGTGGCGTAGCCGAACATCATGCCCTGGTCTCCGGCGCCCATCTCCTTGAACGTGCCCGCACCGCTCACCCCGACCGAGATGTCCTCGCTCTGGGGCTTCATCTTGACAATCACCTGGCTGGTGTCGGCGTCGAAACCGATACTCGGGTCGGTGTAGCCGATCCGGCGCACGGCCTCGCGGGCCACTTTCTCGAAATCTATGTTCTGCAGGCAGGCTTTCGAGACCTCACCGGTCAGGAAAAGAATGCCCTCGGTCGCCAGAGATTCGCAAGCCACGCGGCTGGCAGGGTCGAAACCCTTGGCCGCGTCCAGAACACTGTCGCTGACCTTGTCGCAGACCTTGTCCGGATGCCCCTCGGTCACCGATTCGGATGTGAAAACGAACGTATCCGCCATCGAACTTTTTCCTTCAGTTCAGGGTTGAATGTTTTTATGGGTGTAAGGCATCAATAAGAAATCGGCGTAAAAATTTAAGATAGTAATGCATTTGAGATTATGCAACAATTTAGACACGATTCGTTCTTCGGGGTCGGATATCAGCCCCGTCCCTCCAGCACGCTCCGGGCGTGGGAGGCCACGATCCGGTCGATCTCGTCGCTCTGCTCGCGGCTCAAGACCGGCTCCAGCGGGCGGGCCATGATCTCGCGCGCTTTCTGTTCGGCCCGGGCCGCCATGCCGCGCACCTCTTTCGCAGTCCAGGCCTCCCAGGCCAGGCATTCGGTCAGGCCGCCCAGCCAGAACTCGTTGCGGTAGTTGTCAGCGGTGAAATCGGTGGTGACAAAATTGCCCTCCGGGCCGACCTGACGGATCAGGTCGAGGGCCAGGGTCCGCTCGTTCACCTCGAAGCCGCGCAGCATGCGGCGCACCTGGGCCGTGACCTCGCAGTCCAGCACCAGCTGGACCGGGCTGTAGGTGAGGCCGAACTCCAACTGCCCCACCGTGCCGATCCCGCAGGCCCCGCACAGAAGGGGGAACAGGCTGGAGAGGGCTTTCTCCATCCCGGCCTGGAACCCCGGCTCGCAGGAGTTGGTCTTGCCGCCGTGCACACCGGCGGTGATTCCGTACAGCTCGCGGAAAATCTGGATGCGCGCCCCCAGCAGTGTGGCCCGGTCCGGCCCGGCGTAGGGGAAACTGAGCGTGCCCATGTCGCAGTAGCCGCCGGTGAAATCGAGGCTCAGCACGGCCTCGGGGTTCACGGCCCAGCCCAGGACCAGCCCGGCCAGGGTCTCGGCCAGGCCCAGGGCCAGGGTGGCCGCGCCGCTGGCCGGGGCGGTGGTCCCGGCCGCGGGCATGGTGTCCAGCGACTGCGGCAGGCCGCGGCGCACGTACTCGATGAAAATCTCGGCCATGTTGGGGTCGAGCGCCAGGGGCGAGCGGGTCTCGGCGTAGCCCACCAGCACCGGCTCGCGCAATAGCGCCTCGCGGCTGCCGCGCACCACAATGGCTATCTCCTCGATGGCGCGGATGTCGGCCACGCTCCAGGCCTCGATCCCGCCGATCTTGCGCGTGTACTTGACCAGCTCGGCGGCCAGGGTCACGCAACGCAGCTCGTGCGGCATTCCCTGGTCGGAGACCGGCAAGCCGGACCAGGTGATCTCATCCAGGGCGTTGATCAGCTTGAACGAGTCGTAGACATCCTCCAGCGTGGCGTAGCGGCGGCGTCCCTCCAGGTCCAGCAACAGGGCGCAGAAACCGCCCGCGTTGACCGCGAAATCGTGGTGCAGCTCCTCGCCGCGCTGCCAGTAGCTGAACTCCGAGTAGCGCTGGGCCTGCTTGAGCCCGACCCGCGCCGGGCTGAGGAAATCGCGCCGAAGGTGCGCTACTGCGTTCTCCACCACGTCGGTAGGTATTTTCACTGTGAGACCATCCGCGCACAGCGAGCCCCCGGCCTCGATCAGGTGCTGCCGCGCCCGGTCGTGGTGCACCCGCAGGCCCACGCCCGCCAGGATATCGAGCGCCGCAGAATGTACGAGCTGCATCTCCCTGTCGCTCAGGACACGGACCCTGCCGGACAGCCTTGCCATCTGTGCCTCCATCGGAGATTCATTTTTACGGACTGGAAAATCCCAATTTACAGCGGGGGCCTTTTGCGGACAAGAGCGCATTTCGCCACCGCGATGAGTGAAAACTTGACACCCGCCGCGGCCGGATATAGGATTCTCCGGGAGACTGAACCAATTACCGCCAATGCGGGAATATGAAAACTCACAGGAGGAGATGCATGAAAGCGGAAATAATGAACGAATCCCTCTCGCGCCGTCAGGTGCTCAAGGCCTCGGCCCTCACCCTGGGCGCGGCCGCCCTGACTGCCTGCGGACAGGCGCCCTCCGCCGGAGGGGCGGAGGCAGCCCCGGCCGCCGCGCCCGCGGTAAAGAACATGAACCTCTCCCTGGCCGCCTACTCGATGCGCGATGAGCTTACCGCCGGCAAGATGGACATCTTCGGCTTCATCGACTACTGCGCCGAGCTGAACATCCCGGGAGCGGAGCTCACCTCCTACTATTTCAAGCCCGATTTCGACAAAGCCTACCTGCACGAGATCAAGCACCACGCCCACCGCTCCGGGATCGTAGTCAGCGGCACGGCGATAGGCAACGATTTCTGCCTGCCCACCCCGGAGGAGCGTGACGCTGAGGTGGCCAAGGTCAAGCAGTGGATCGACAACTCGGTCGAGTTTTTCGCCCCGCACATCCGTATTTTCGGCGGCAAGCTGAAAGAGGGCATGGACAAGCAGCAAATGATAGTCCAGATCGCCGACTGCATCAAGAAATGCCTGGACTACGCCGGCGAGCGCGGTGTGTTCCTGGGCCTGGAGAACCACGGCGGGATCACTGAGTACGTGGAGGACCACCTGGCGATCTGCGACGCGGTGGGGACTCACCCCTGGTTCGGGATCAACCTGGACGGCGGCAACTACCATCACGATGCCTGGGAGTCACTGGCCAAGGCCATTCCCCGCTCCGTGAACGTCCAGGTTAAAGTTGACATGTACGACAACGAGGACAAAGAGTTCCCGGTGGACCTGCCGCGCCTGGCCAAGCTGCTGAGTGACGGAGGCTACAAGGGCTGGGTCGCCCTGGAGTACGAGTCGAAAGAGGACCCGCGCACGGCTATTCCGCGCTGGATCGGTGAGATGAAAAAAGCGTTCGGTTGCGGAGCCTGAGAGCGGGGGAGTCGGGATGCAGAAAGTGAAAGTCACGCTCGCCCGGGGCCGTGAAAAGCCGGTCCTGGGCGGGCATCCCTGGATTTTCAGCGGGGCGGTGCGCAGCGTGGAGCCAGCCGGTGCGACGGCCGGTTCGGCCTGCGACATCGTTTCGCAGGACGGCGCCTGGCTGGCGGCGGGCTATCTCAACAGCGCCAGCCAGATAATCTGCCGCGTGGTGAGCCGTGAGCCGGGAGAGTCCTGGGCCAGGCCGCTTCTGGAGCAACGCCTGGATCAGGCCCTGTCCCTGCGTGAGCGGATCAGGCCCCCGGACACGGATTGCCTGCGCCTGGTCAACTCGGAGGGCGATTTCCTTCCCGGCATGGTGGTGGACCGCTACGGGCCCGGCCTGGTGGTGGAACTGAACACCGCCGGGGCGGAGACGCTGCGCCCGGAGCTGGTCCGGGCCCTGGTGGAGCGCCTGGAGCCGGAATTCGTGTTCGAGAACAGCACCGGCCCGGCGCGCGCCGAGGAGGGGCTGGAGCCGGTCAAGGGGCCGTTGTACGGCGAAGTCACGGACAATTTGACTGTGACCGAGCACGGCCACCGTTTCCGGGTGGACCCGGTCGCCGGGCAGAAAACCGGTTTCTTCCTGGACCAGCGCGAGAACCGCGCCCTGTCCGCGCGCTGGATGAGCCCCGGGGCACGGGCGCTCAACCTGTTCTGCTACAGCGGGGCTTTCTCGGTCTACCTGGCCGCCGCCGGGGCCGCGAGCGTGACCGGGGTGGATTCCTCGGTCCCGGCGCTCGAGACCGCGGCGGAGAACTACCGCCTCAACGGCCTCGACCCGGCCGCGCACCCGCTGGTCCGGGAGGATGCTTTCGAGTACCTGCGCCATGACAGCGGGCCCTATGCTCTTACGGTCTGCGACCCGCCGCCCCTGGCCAGGCGTTCCTCGCATGTCGAGCGGGCCAGCCGGGCCTACAAGGACATCAACCGTCTGGCCCTGGGCGCCCTCGCGCCCGGCGGGGTGCTGCTCACGTTCTCCTGCTCGGGCCACGTGGACCCGCGCCTGTTCCGTCAGATCGTGTTCGCCGCGGCGGTGGAGGCGGGCCGCACGGTGCGGGTGCTGCAAGTCCTGGGCGCGGGCGCGGACCATCCGGTCAGCCTGTTCCATCCCGAGGGCGAATATCTGAAAGGGTTGCTGCTGCAGGTGGAGTGAAATATCTTTGTCGGTTAAATGATTAAAAAAGCAGGGGCACGGCGCGCCGTGCCCCTTTTCTTTTTCAGATACTACCTTTGCTGGTTTTCCGGGCCGTGGATCACTTTCCGCCGCGGTTGCCGGACTCGAACACCGCCTTGAGGTCGGCCCCGGCGGCGGCCTCCACCGCTTTGCCCACCCCGGACAGGTCGCTCGCCATCAGGCTGATCCGCTCGTTCGGCCCCACCAGGCGCAGGAACGCCGGCGCGCCATCCGCCGGGCGGCAGCCGCGCAGAAGGGCGTTGCTTACACCCCGGAACTCGACCGTGGGCAGCGCGGGCGCATCCGGCCGCCGCTCGCTGAACCCGTCCAGGTCCAGACCCTTCACATCCTCCAGCACCAGCGCCGGGCGCGAGTCCGCACTCTCCAGCGCGAAATCGATATTCTCCAGCCGCAGGCCCTCGGCGTGACGGATATACAGCCCGTAGGCGGGCAGCGAGTCGAACATGACCGCCTCGGGGTAATCCGCCTCCAGCTCGGGCACGGGCCGGGCGTAATTTTCTTTGGTGCCGCCGCCCGGGAAAGTGAAACGCAGGTTGGACAGGGTGATCCCGTTCAACGGGTGTCCGGGCAACCCCGTGACCGAGCAGCCGTAGGCCTCCACGCCCGAGGCGATGA from bacterium includes:
- a CDS encoding class I tRNA ligase family protein, producing the protein MDKKQKVLVTSALPYANGPIHLGHLAGAYLPADVFVRYCRLKGLDVLYIGGTDEHGVPITIAADKSGQTPQQVVDHWHAHISDSFRRAG
- the metK gene encoding methionine adenosyltransferase, producing the protein MADTFVFTSESVTEGHPDKVCDKVSDSVLDAAKGFDPASRVACESLATEGILFLTGEVSKACLQNIDFEKVAREAVRRIGYTDPSIGFDADTSQVIVKMKPQSEDISVGVSGAGTFKEMGAGDQGMMFGYATDEGRKAGLDTELMPTPIFLAHKLAKRLTEVRKSGLLPGLYPDGKTQVSVEYVNGVPRAIRNVVVSSHHRKDYKLADLRADILDNVIIPVLGHIGLIDENDLAVEKGNIESRKVFINPTGIFSEGGPKADAGLTGRKIIVDTYGGMGRHGGGAFSGKDPSKVDRSAAYMARYVAKNVVAAGLADVCEVEIAYAIGVAEPVSVYVSTSGAKYPADKIVAAIRQVFNLKPAGIIETLNLQRPIYEPTAAYGHFGRTGEGFTWERTDKVAALKAAVS
- a CDS encoding trimethylamine methyltransferase family protein, with the translated sequence MEAQMARLSGRVRVLSDREMQLVHSAALDILAGVGLRVHHDRARQHLIEAGGSLCADGLTVKIPTDVVENAVAHLRRDFLSPARVGLKQAQRYSEFSYWQRGEELHHDFAVNAGGFCALLLDLEGRRRYATLEDVYDSFKLINALDEITWSGLPVSDQGMPHELRCVTLAAELVKYTRKIGGIEAWSVADIRAIEEIAIVVRGSREALLREPVLVGYAETRSPLALDPNMAEIFIEYVRRGLPQSLDTMPAAGTTAPASGAATLALGLAETLAGLVLGWAVNPEAVLSLDFTGGYCDMGTLSFPYAGPDRATLLGARIQIFRELYGITAGVHGGKTNSCEPGFQAGMEKALSSLFPLLCGACGIGTVGQLEFGLTYSPVQLVLDCEVTAQVRRMLRGFEVNERTLALDLIRQVGPEGNFVTTDFTADNYRNEFWLGGLTECLAWEAWTAKEVRGMAARAEQKAREIMARPLEPVLSREQSDEIDRIVASHARSVLEGRG
- a CDS encoding TIM barrel protein encodes the protein MKAEIMNESLSRRQVLKASALTLGAAALTACGQAPSAGGAEAAPAAAPAVKNMNLSLAAYSMRDELTAGKMDIFGFIDYCAELNIPGAELTSYYFKPDFDKAYLHEIKHHAHRSGIVVSGTAIGNDFCLPTPEERDAEVAKVKQWIDNSVEFFAPHIRIFGGKLKEGMDKQQMIVQIADCIKKCLDYAGERGVFLGLENHGGITEYVEDHLAICDAVGTHPWFGINLDGGNYHHDAWESLAKAIPRSVNVQVKVDMYDNEDKEFPVDLPRLAKLLSDGGYKGWVALEYESKEDPRTAIPRWIGEMKKAFGCGA
- a CDS encoding class I SAM-dependent rRNA methyltransferase, giving the protein MQKVKVTLARGREKPVLGGHPWIFSGAVRSVEPAGATAGSACDIVSQDGAWLAAGYLNSASQIICRVVSREPGESWARPLLEQRLDQALSLRERIRPPDTDCLRLVNSEGDFLPGMVVDRYGPGLVVELNTAGAETLRPELVRALVERLEPEFVFENSTGPARAEEGLEPVKGPLYGEVTDNLTVTEHGHRFRVDPVAGQKTGFFLDQRENRALSARWMSPGARALNLFCYSGAFSVYLAAAGAASVTGVDSSVPALETAAENYRLNGLDPAAHPLVREDAFEYLRHDSGPYALTVCDPPPLARRSSHVERASRAYKDINRLALGALAPGGVLLTFSCSGHVDPRLFRQIVFAAAVEAGRTVRVLQVLGAGADHPVSLFHPEGEYLKGLLLQVE